One segment of Macrotis lagotis isolate mMagLag1 chromosome 1, bilby.v1.9.chrom.fasta, whole genome shotgun sequence DNA contains the following:
- the FAM187B gene encoding protein FAM187B, producing MPSILLLLFLSLPGLWALESLSCPPGGYSCLAFVTPNPTTLSCPVKESTWFFQPLSHSFPRKKQMIPEVSGDLHLLHTSTDQSGTYSCQDEAGNIRAAYNVDFQDGTKLYLSHSELEKQPLRNKTVGNSSQWTLFTQWGPWQACNRCGVQGERKRVGLCYAKRVDQQELLPCGLTDLSSQELQRGPELQVAGCFVPCENNNPETSVVLYGTYKLEENSTVWLSCPFATIYKPVSWESDELSPTWLQQLSPNHSDPILDLASGGSRLQVSTSGTYRCYVSHKLVGRFQPAWTHDTLAPRARSELAHIYSVIEAVMVMAVLLLILFSFIQMCRTKMSTNV from the exons ATGCCTTCCATCTTgctgcttctctttctttcccttcctgggCTCTGGGCCTTGGAGTCCCTTAGCTGTCCCCCAGGAGGCTATTCCTGCCTGGCTTTTGTCACCCCCAACCCAACAACTCTATCTTGCCCAGTCAAAGAGTCTACCTGGTTCTTCCAGCCCCTATCCCACTCTTTCCCTAGGAAGAAGCAGATGATCCCAGAGGTCAGTGGGGATCTCCACCTACTACACACCTCCACAGACCAATCAGGCACCTACAGCTGCCAAGATGAGGCAGGTAATATCCGGGCAGCTTACAACGTGGACTTTCAAGATGGGACCAAACTCTATCTCAGCCACAGCGAGCTGGAAAAACAACCCCTGAGAAACAAGACCGTAGGAAATAGCAGCCAATGGACACTCTTCACCCAGTGGGGGCCATGGCAGGCCTGCAACCGCTGTGGCGTGCAGGGAGAACGGAAGCGTGTAGGCCTGTGCTACGCCAAGAGAGTAGACCAACAGGAGCTACTGCCCTGTGGGCTGACTGACCTTAGCTCACAAGAACTCCAACGGGGGCCTGAACTACAAGTCGCAGGTTGCTTTGTCCCTTGTGAGAACAACAATCCTGAAACCTCTGTGGTGCTTTATGGGACCTACAAGCTGGAAGAGAATAGCACAGTGTGGCTCAGCTGTCCCTTTGCCACCATCTACAA GCCAGTGAGCTGGGAGTCTGATGAGCTCTCTCCCACCTGGCTGCAGCAGCTGTCTCCCAACCACTCGGACCCAATCCTCGATCTGGCCTCGGGAGGCAGTCGCCTGCAGGTATCCACTTCTGGTACTTACCGGTGCTACGTGAGCCACAAGCTGGTGGGGCGCTTCCAACCTGCCTGGACCCATGACACTCTGGCACCACGTGCCAGGTCCGAGCTGGCCCACATCTACTCTGTGATTGAGGCTGTCATGGTGATGGCCGTGCTTCTCCTTATTCTGTTCAGCTTTATCCAGATGTGCAGGACCAAGATGAGCACCAATGTCTAA